Proteins encoded together in one Mastomys coucha isolate ucsf_1 unplaced genomic scaffold, UCSF_Mcou_1 pScaffold16, whole genome shotgun sequence window:
- the CUNH1orf68 gene encoding skin-specific protein 32 has product MCDQQKQPQFLPSCVKGSGLGVGQGSDGASGKGQVSGQIQAVGAPGPAPCQPQTIVRYSAPVPAQTYVKYQVPCQTKTYVKCPAPCQTYVKCPAPCQTTYVKCPAPCQTTYVKCPAPCQTTYVKCPAPCQTTNVKCPAPCQTTSVKCPAPCQAQTYYVQYQVPYQTYYTQASSSGSGSQGCAPDPCSAPCSTSYCCLAPRTFGVSPLRRWVQRPQGWNTGSSSCCEDSGCCSSGGCGGCGGCGGCGCSCGSGCCCLGIIPMRSSGPACCHHEDDCCC; this is encoded by the coding sequence ATGTGTGACCAGCAGAAGCAGCCACAGTTCCTTCCATCTTGTGTGAAGGGTTCCGGACTGGGAGTGGGCCAAGGTAGTGATGGCGCCTCTGGGAAAGGCCAGGTTTCAGGCCAAATCCAAGCTGTTGGTGCTCCAGGGCCTGCTCCCTGCCAGCCTCAAACCATTGTGAGATACTCAGCTCCAGTTCCTGCTCAAACTTATGTGAAATACCAAGTTCCGTGCCAGACCAAAACCTACGTGAAAtgcccagctccctgccagacaTACGTGAAATGTCCAGCCCCATGCCAGACTACTTATGTGAAGTGCCCAGCCCCATGCCAGACGACCTATGTGAAATGTCCGGCCCCATGCCAGACGACCTATGTGAAATGTCCGGCCCCATGCCAGACAACTAATGTGAAGTGCCCAGCTCCATGTCAGACGACCTCTGTCAAATGTCCTGCTCCCTGCCAGGCTCAGACGTATTACGTCCAGTATCAGGTTCCTTACCAGACCTACTATACTCAGGCTTCTTCAAGTGGCTCAGGATCTCAGGGCTGTGCTCCTGACCCGTGCTCTGCTCCCTGTTCCACCAGCTACTGCTGCTTGGCTCCCCGGACCTTTGGGGTGAGCCCTCTGAGACGTTGGGTCCAGAGGCCCCAAGGATGGAACACAGGATCTTCTAGCTGCTGTGAGGACTCTGGGTGCTGCAGCTCTGGAGGCTGCGGAGGCTGTGGGGGCTGTGGGGGCTGTGGCTGCAGTTGTGGCTCTGGGTGTTGCTGTTTGGGAATTATTCCCATGAGATCCAGTGGTCCTGCATGCTGTCACCATGAGGATGATTGCTGCTGTTAA